The following DNA comes from Rhodopseudomonas boonkerdii.
AATTGATTAAAACCGGTGGCGAAAATGTCTATCCTGCTGAAGTCGAGAACGCGATACGCAAACATCCAGCTATTGCCGACGTTGTAGTGATCGGCGTTCCCGACCCACAATGGGGCGAATCAGTCAAAGCGATCTGCGTCTTGCACCCATCGATGGAAGCCACACCCGAAGAGATCATTGCTTTTGCCGGTGACCTGATCGCGCGTTACAAACGACCAAAGATCGTTACGTTCGTCGAAAACATTCCGAAGAATTCCGCCGGTAGAATCGATGGAGCTTCTACTACATCCACTCACGACTGCAAAACGACTTGACGTAGTGCGTGTTCGAACTGCAATGTATCGCACAGTCGTCCAAATGATCGTGTAGACGATAAAGCTTCGGGTTTTTAAGTGCAGAAAAATCGGAATTGCTTGCAACTTAAGAACGACCAGATGTGTAAAATCATTTGCAGTGCTTGAAAGTTACACAACAAATTTTCGTTGGCCGGCTTGGGCACGTGTAGTGAAGTATTAGCGCTATAGTCCGTTTGCGCGTAACCTCGACAGGGTTATTAAATGTGTTCTGCAGCATTTTTGCCTCCGCCAACAAATTTTGGAATTTAGTCTATAATTCTGCGCCTTCTTATTTTTGGTCTTTCGTTAATCATTTGTATGCGCGTTAACTGCGGAGGGTGTCCTCCTGACCCTCTCCGTCAACTTGCCCCGGTCCGCCGGGGTTTTTTTTGTCTATGTGAGCGCTTCAGGCGCAAGAAAGCTATACTGGCGCGAGGAGCAAAGACGCTTTTTGCGTGAAGAAGGATCTGGATTTTTTAACAGGGCGAATTCCTTTTGCTGGCCTTACCAGCATAATAAAACTGACGCGTAGCTGGGAAGCGAGGTCGGCGCTGGTGCGGTATCAGTCTCCGAGATTGCAGCATCAGACTTCAAATTGTGACGTTCGCTTATCCGCTGGGTTCGTCACGAAGGATTAGGTCACGCCGACCGGCAAGCGAATGATCAAACGACTTAAACGCTCGTCACAGTCTTATTTTTGGAAAGCCTCAGCTCCAGCCATCTGCTAGACCTAGCGAGCGGAAGCGTTTGATGCGTGAAGAAGCACCTGTCTCACTGAAGATGAAGAACCCTCGACCTCGCACGTTAAAGCGTTCTAAGACTAGTGTTCAACGTACAATGCTGTGGTGGGTTCTGATTAGAAATTCGACAATAGCATCGGTGAATGTATCGTTTTTGTCGCCGACCACCATATGAGTTGCTCCCGCGATGTCGCTAACCTCGGCCTGCGGTACAAGGCATTTGAAATGAGATACAGCAGCCGGTGATACCAAATCGCTGGCGTCACCTCGGATCAGATGTACCGGGAGGTCTAACCGAGATGCTGCCGAGTCCAGAACCGCTCGCTTGAGAGCGGCGCTTTCCGGTTCCGCGCTGTTCGCGCTGTTCGCGCTAACAATTCTTTCTATAAACGCTGGATCCCAGTGCCAATAGTACCTTCCGTTGCTTTTAAGCCGCAGATAGTGATGAAGGCCCGTGGGCACGCCCTGTCTCTTTCGGTGAGGCATGTATTCCGCAATGACGCGAGCCGCCTCCTGCGGGGAAGCGAAGCCATCGCGGGCCTTCGCAGCCATAAAGTTCACTACGCGAGCAATTCCTTCTGACTCCATTTGTGGG
Coding sequences within:
- a CDS encoding alpha/beta fold hydrolase: MGHGGQAIAASIMGDEAGLPVILAHGGGQTRRAWKRTADRLAICGFRTVAIDMRGHGESSWAEDGAYEIRDFAHDLVALAQACPQRPALIGASLGGLAGIIAEGDVRPRTFSSLTLVDVTPQMESEGIARVVNFMAAKARDGFASPQEAARVIAEYMPHRKRQGVPTGLHHYLRLKSNGRYYWHWDPAFIERIVSANSANSAEPESAALKRAVLDSAASRLDLPVHLIRGDASDLVSPAAVSHFKCLVPQAEVSDIAGATHMVVGDKNDTFTDAIVEFLIRTHHSIVR